From a single Chlamydia muridarum str. Nigg genomic region:
- a CDS encoding ParA family protein produces MKTIAVNSFKGGTAKTSTTLHLGAALAQYHKARVLLIDFDAQANLTAGLGLDPDCYDSLAVVLQGEKQISEVIRSIDSSGLDLIPADTWLERVEVSGSLAADRYSHERLKTILSTIEHQYDYVIIDTPPSLCWLTESALIAAQHALICATPEFYSVKGLERLATFIQGISSRHPLNILGVTLSFWNYRGKNNAAFTELIQKTFPGKLLNTRIRRDITISEAAIHGKPVFSTAPSARASEDYLKLTEELLFLLRDI; encoded by the coding sequence ATGAAAACAATCGCTGTTAACAGTTTTAAAGGCGGCACAGCAAAAACCTCTACAACCCTTCATTTGGGAGCTGCTCTAGCCCAATATCATAAAGCTCGCGTCCTTCTCATTGATTTCGATGCTCAAGCGAATCTTACAGCAGGATTGGGTCTGGATCCTGATTGTTATGATAGCCTTGCTGTTGTCCTGCAAGGAGAAAAACAAATAAGTGAGGTCATTCGTTCTATTGACTCTTCAGGGCTGGATCTCATCCCTGCCGACACTTGGCTGGAACGTGTTGAAGTCTCAGGATCTCTAGCAGCTGATCGCTATTCACACGAGCGATTAAAAACGATTCTTTCCACAATAGAACACCAATATGACTACGTCATTATTGATACCCCTCCCTCCCTATGTTGGCTCACCGAGTCTGCTCTAATCGCCGCTCAACATGCGCTTATCTGCGCCACACCAGAATTTTATAGCGTCAAAGGTCTAGAAAGATTGGCAACCTTCATCCAAGGGATTTCATCACGACATCCTCTTAATATCTTAGGTGTCACGCTATCTTTTTGGAATTACAGAGGGAAAAATAATGCTGCTTTCACAGAACTGATCCAAAAAACGTTCCCTGGGAAGCTTCTTAATACACGTATACGCAGGGATATCACCATCTCAGAAGCCGCTATTCATGGGAAACCTGTCTTCTCAACAGCTCCTTCAGCTCGAGCCTCGGAAGACTATCTAAAATTAACTGAAGAACTGCTATTTTTGTTAAGGGACATCTAA
- the thrS gene encoding threonine--tRNA ligase has product MIHVTCNQEAFELPEGASAMDLASKMKNSHCFAGALINDQEKDLSTTLKDGDTVLFLTWDDPQGREIFLHTSAHILAQAVLRLWPSAQPTIGPVIDQGFYYDFANLSISEEDFPAIEAMAKAIAEEKLAISRQVFSDKEETLAYFSDNPFKIELITELPEEATISAYKQGEFLDLCRGPHLPSTAPVKAFKLLRTSAAYWRGDPSKESLIRIYGIAFPTTKELKEHLHQLEEAKKRDHRVLGTKLDLFSQQSYSAGMPFFHPRGMVIWNALIDYWKRLHQLAGYQQIQTPQLMSRELWEISGHWENYKENMYTLTVDEEDYAIKPMNCPGCMLYYKTQLHSYREFPLRIAEIGHVHRHELSGALSGLMRVRTFHQDDAHVFLTPEQVEEETLNILNLVSELYGTFGLDYHLELSTRPEQGTIGSDDLWELATEALKNALVKSQKPFIISPGEGAFYGPKIDIHVKDAINRTWQCGTIQLDMFLPERFDLKYTNPQGEKSTPIMLHRALFGSIERFLGILIEHFKGRFPLWLSPEHVRIITVADRHEARAQELAKYFTQQGILATVDQASESVSKKIRNAQNMQVNYMITIGDKELETQLLAVRTRDNRVLNDISVEHFTNTILEELRSLSLTSSL; this is encoded by the coding sequence ATGATCCACGTAACTTGTAATCAAGAAGCTTTCGAACTACCAGAAGGCGCCTCAGCGATGGATCTTGCAAGCAAGATGAAAAACTCTCATTGCTTTGCAGGGGCCCTTATTAACGACCAAGAAAAGGATCTTTCCACCACCTTAAAAGACGGAGATACCGTTCTCTTTCTCACTTGGGATGACCCACAAGGTCGAGAAATCTTTTTACATACTTCCGCACATATCTTAGCCCAAGCAGTACTACGCTTATGGCCTTCAGCACAACCCACAATAGGTCCGGTTATTGATCAGGGGTTCTATTACGATTTTGCAAACCTTTCTATCAGCGAAGAAGATTTTCCTGCTATAGAAGCTATGGCCAAAGCCATCGCGGAAGAAAAATTGGCGATCTCACGTCAAGTTTTCTCGGATAAAGAGGAGACTCTCGCCTATTTTTCTGATAATCCATTTAAAATCGAACTCATCACGGAACTTCCGGAAGAAGCCACGATTTCCGCTTATAAACAGGGAGAGTTTTTAGACTTATGTCGCGGCCCCCATCTCCCTTCAACAGCTCCCGTGAAGGCTTTTAAACTGTTACGTACATCCGCAGCCTATTGGAGAGGAGATCCTTCTAAAGAATCTCTAATCCGAATATACGGAATCGCCTTCCCGACAACTAAGGAGCTAAAAGAACACCTCCACCAGTTGGAAGAGGCAAAAAAACGTGATCACCGTGTACTCGGGACTAAATTAGATCTGTTCTCACAACAATCCTACTCTGCAGGGATGCCTTTTTTCCATCCTCGAGGAATGGTAATTTGGAACGCTTTAATCGATTATTGGAAACGGCTTCATCAACTTGCTGGCTATCAACAAATCCAAACCCCTCAACTTATGAGTAGGGAGTTATGGGAGATTTCCGGCCACTGGGAAAATTATAAAGAAAACATGTACACCTTAACAGTGGATGAAGAAGATTACGCAATCAAACCCATGAACTGCCCTGGATGTATGTTGTATTACAAGACACAACTACATAGTTACCGGGAGTTCCCGCTGCGCATTGCAGAAATCGGCCATGTGCACAGACACGAGCTATCCGGAGCTCTATCTGGGCTGATGCGAGTACGTACATTCCATCAAGATGATGCCCATGTATTTTTAACTCCTGAACAAGTGGAAGAAGAAACTCTGAATATCCTTAATCTTGTTTCCGAACTATATGGAACCTTTGGGTTAGACTATCACTTAGAACTTTCCACTCGACCTGAACAAGGAACAATCGGAAGCGATGATCTTTGGGAACTGGCAACAGAAGCTTTGAAGAACGCTCTGGTCAAATCACAAAAACCCTTTATTATTAGTCCTGGGGAAGGCGCCTTTTACGGTCCAAAAATTGATATTCATGTGAAAGATGCCATTAATAGAACTTGGCAGTGCGGCACTATTCAATTGGATATGTTTCTCCCAGAACGATTCGATCTGAAATATACGAACCCTCAAGGGGAGAAAAGCACTCCTATTATGCTTCATAGAGCTTTATTTGGATCTATAGAACGCTTTTTAGGTATTCTGATCGAACACTTTAAAGGGCGCTTCCCTCTGTGGCTAAGTCCAGAGCACGTACGTATCATTACTGTAGCAGATCGCCATGAAGCTCGTGCTCAAGAATTAGCAAAATATTTCACTCAACAGGGAATTCTTGCCACAGTGGATCAAGCGAGTGAATCTGTCAGTAAAAAAATTCGCAATGCTCAAAACATGCAAGTAAACTATATGATTACTATTGGCGACAAAGAGCTAGAAACCCAACTACTGGCGGTACGCACACGAGACAATCGTGTGTTAAATGACATTTCTGTCGAACATTTCACTAATACAATTCTTGAAGAGCTTCGTTCTTTATCTTTAACCTCTTCGTTGTAA